The DNA window aaataataaataattggcATCGGCTGCCAAAGTTTTATGCTCGCCAAGTATTTTGAAGGCTATGAAACACATTTTCGCTGATGATAGAAAAGAAAGGCTCCCACTTGTGTTCGTGCGCACCAGAGCCACGAATATCCGAAATTACATCACAAATAGAGACGAATTTTAGGAAACATGCATACTATGAGTCTTTTAGATGCTACATATTTTGTATTGTAGAAATATAGAGAACACTCTTTTTTCGGAAAATCGAACCTATTCTCCGGTCGAATTACAATATCCCTACCGACTTATACAAAACAAACCAGACGATGGTTGTATTTATAAACTGATAGAAACAGAAAAAATGCAGAATTACATACATTGCTTTTTATTCAACTACACATGACACAATCAGGACACAACTCGTCCTGACTTGAGCTCCTCATTCGGACATAGTTTGACTTCAGATGCTTCTAACTAATAAACTCAAAGGAAAATAATATACAGAAGTTACCAGAACATCACCTTCTCAGTTCTCAATGATTAAATTATTCTCATTCTTATTTCAGCAGCACAAACCATCATTTGCTGTTGAGTTCCTCATTCCCATGCTACTTTTTTCAATGAAATGATTCGCTACGTTGGGCTGCATAAGTTATCAGGCGAAAAGCTCCCAACTTTACGGAAATACTTAAAAGTCACATATGTTGTCACAAGGTAACTTGATAATCATAGAAAACTCCAATTTATTGTTCGCATCAACTAGTCAAGCTTCCACCTTCTCAAGCATATAACCAATATCAATTCCAAATCTTCATTCAGCACAGTTGAGTCGTCTCATTCTTGGTATCAACTCAACGGATAAACTTTGAGGTGGCAGATAATAATGAACGAGCCTTAGATGTTTGGGTGGTCAAATAAAGAGCTATAAAACCGTAGAGACTGGAGGATACAGATCTTTCCTGCAATTTTTCTTCAGATGACTTTAACTGAGAGCACGCTACAGACCTATAGTGAATGTGTTTTTTTTACCGAACAAGGCACACAATTACTCAGCCATTCAAAACGAGCAACATACTCAAATTCATAGCTAGACCACTTTTTCTTATGTGCACATAAGTTCGTAGAGTTATAACCCAACTACTAAATCACAACTCCAGTACAGCCATGAAGTTGCAAAAGAGCAGAAAACCAGAGATGCAAAAGAGCAGAAAACCAGAGATGCAAAAGGCATGTAAACAGGCAACCGGCGAGCATTTTATCTCCTAAAATTATCTTGCATACTTCCTCATTCAAAGTCGCCTCAGGATTTCTTTAAATATACTTTTCATGCTAACGCTTAATGTGTATACCACGGTCCAGGATTGAGATACTAGGGTAAGATCAGCTATTGCTATATACCTACACCAACGCAAATCAACCCCCATTGTAACTACTACCAACTCCGCAAttcaaaggaaaaagaaaaaggctTTTTTCTACTCTAAGCACTGATAACCAACCATTATGGTTTCTAGTGCTTTTAACTATCTACAGGGCCTTTTTTTTCTTGCTATAGTGTCCAAGCTGCAGACTCTAAATCACTGTTGGCCTCAGGAAGAGTTATAGTAAGTGGTTGCCAACCTGATTGATGATGAATAATCCATTTCTTTATGGCAATAACCATATTTACAATCTGAAGTATGTTACCCAAAGCAAGTTCTTTCAAGCACATACTCTTTATAATTTTAGCAGCTTCATACCTGTAAAATGTATGACGAGGAATGTTACACTTTGACATCATATTTGGGATCAATTGGATATTCGTATTCACATTTCCAAGCAAAATTTACGAAGGCGCCGATTCAGTAAGCTCATGTATGTAATTTGCAAAGGTGCACAACGACCAGTAAAGTTAATATGTTGATTAGATGATTTAAGCTTAGGCCCCTTACATACACGAGCTTACGGATTCATTCCTATCTATGGAAGCCAAACAGACTTAAAAGCTAAAATATGGGATTTACCTGCACTGGGATGACATGATTGCAGATCGCCCAGCAGGGGATTCCAGAAATTTCTGAATTTCATCCCACGTGGGTTTCGGATATTCTTTAAGACTTCCACCTATAGGATTTACACATTTCCACAGTTTTTCATGCTTACAAACATACAACTGCACCGCTCCTAAGTTCTGTTTGATGACCATCTGTTCCTCAATAGCACTCTCAAGGGCCTTCTTAATGTCAGTATTGCAATGTTTGCGATCTCCATATCGAATGCAATCCGATATATTTGCTTCAGTTGGCATTATCTTTTCATTTTTAAGGGTGTTCAAGGCAAGTAGGATAACTCCAATAAGGCCTTGAACATATTCTGAAGGGATTGGGCATCCCGGAGTTCCCCAAACCTTAAGAGAAGCAACATCGTCAGCTGTTGGTGACGAAGATGGTGGTGGATATTCTGGACCGCCAGAGTACCTATTGTTCATTGTCTGATTGTTTGGTGCCTTGTGTCCATTTTGTGAGTTACTAGAATATATAGACTTTGCACCTTTTCTCTTTCCGTCATGTTTTTGCTCTCCATTTCGTCTTTGGGCAGTTGGAGGGTTGTTAAAGCTGGGAGGGAATCCAGAAATGTTCAAGTTACCAATATCAGGTAAGTTTAAAATTGGTGCTGAGGTAATCGCAGTCCCATTGGGCCTAGATGAACTTATAGGagcatgaatttgaaaatttgGTGGATAAATATTACCACCAGCAAATTCAGGTTGCATAGCTGAAGCATTTGGCCTTGAAGACTGTGTAAAATGACTTTGATGGTTGCTATGAACGTTGGTGACATTACTCCAAGTAAAGTTAGGATTCCCGTGATTGAAATCCGGAGAAGGTCTGGTTAAGGGAACTTTAGGTACATAAGGACCAGGTTGGTAAGAGTTTGAATTTGGCTGATCTTCTTGGGTCCAAACAGGTGCACTTAAAGTATTTGATCCATTTGTTTGATTCGGGTTTCTTCTAGTGGCTTTTACTTTCTGTTTAGTTACATAGGAATTTCTCTGATTTCCCATATGGGGATTTTCAGAATAGGTATGAGAGCTATCAGAAACTGGAATATGTAATGTGTCCGAAGAAGATGTATAACTATTATTACCAAGTTGTAGCGATTCACCCTCTGGCACTGCTGGTCCTCCAGCAACAAGACTCGTCCACAGCCATACACTCTTAGCAGCTGCGAGGAGGGGTGCAGATGCTCGTTGAGGCTGTGCTAAGAGAATATTATATCTCCTCATCCGCAGTTGATGGAGAGCGTTAGAGAAGTCTCTATCTCCagaaattaacaaataattacCAGGGGCAGGATTGTCCACCGCCCAGAACAACATATCCACAAGAATCTTCTTGTCACTTGCATCTTTCACACCTGTTAACAAGCGAATAATAAACTATGAGATAACAATATCTAAGCAGTAAGTCTTCTGCAAAGTAAAGAAACATATGAAAAAACTAAAGAGAGAAACTATGTCAATTAAGTAGGACAAACAAGGCAAAATAAAATGAATCGGCTTAAATAAGTTACCAGCTATGTACACCGAAACAATAAAACAGGAAATGCTGAAACGAAAATCAGCGAAACAAGAAATGCTCAAAACAACAtcatttataaaacaaatgaaaCACTGAAATGTATGACTTAgacaagtttccgtgcaacataagTGAAAGAAAACTAGTAATCCTATGGAAATTTCATTCCCTTTTCAATACATGAAATAAATTTCCTAGGCATACTTCAGAAACTCAACTGTCATTCGAACACAACCAAAGCACAATTACAGTTAGAGTAAAGGGTCATTCCGATCCCTGAACTTGCGCGGGATCAATTAactcacttttaattattttaatcaattaagaacGAATGAACAACACTTTCTATTTTCAGGTCAATTAAGGTCAATACTCATATTGTCCTTAATTGaactaaaaattaatcaaaaaggacataaactttaactaattattacaaaatcaaaccgaacccgTTGTCATCACAAAGTCAAGACACAAACTTTCCACCACAAATGAACACAAAAACAACCAAATCCAAAACCCAAATCAACAGATCGACCAAAAAAACAACTGAAAACCATAAAAAGTGAACTACCGGCCGGGACATGATTAAGAGCAATTCCGGTACTAGAAAGAGCCTGCTGAACCGCAGAATGAATCCGGTTCGTATCCCCATAAGCCGAGATGGAAACCGGTCCACAATAATTCATCTTGACCAGAGCAGAGCTAATATTTTGAGCTATGGCATGTGGGTCACAGTCTCTGGGGACTTGACAATTCTCTATATCCCACCACACTGAAATCTTTGCCCTAACATACTGCGCCTCTGCTCCTTCTCCTCCCATGATGATCAATTCCGATCCctaaggattttttttttagatttgatGAAGAAAAACTGGATCAATTGTACCAAACCCAGTTGCGGAGATATAGAGAAGAATT is part of the Mercurialis annua linkage group LG3, ddMerAnnu1.2, whole genome shotgun sequence genome and encodes:
- the LOC126673337 gene encoding uncharacterized protein LOC126673337, with product MGGEGAEAQYVRAKISVWWDIENCQVPRDCDPHAIAQNISSALVKMNYCGPVSISAYGDTNRIHSAVQQALSSTGIALNHVPAGVKDASDKKILVDMLFWAVDNPAPGNYLLISGDRDFSNALHQLRMRRYNILLAQPQRASAPLLAAAKSVWLWTSLVAGGPAVPEGESLQLGNNSYTSSSDTLHIPVSDSSHTYSENPHMGNQRNSYVTKQKVKATRRNPNQTNGSNTLSAPVWTQEDQPNSNSYQPGPYVPKVPLTRPSPDFNHGNPNFTWSNVTNVHSNHQSHFTQSSRPNASAMQPEFAGGNIYPPNFQIHAPISSSRPNGTAITSAPILNLPDIGNLNISGFPPSFNNPPTAQRRNGEQKHDGKRKGAKSIYSSNSQNGHKAPNNQTMNNRYSGGPEYPPPSSSPTADDVASLKVWGTPGCPIPSEYVQGLIGVILLALNTLKNEKIMPTEANISDCIRYGDRKHCNTDIKKALESAIEEQMVIKQNLGAVQLYVCKHEKLWKCVNPIGGSLKEYPKPTWDEIQKFLESPAGRSAIMSSQCRYEAAKIIKSMCLKELALGNILQIVNMVIAIKKWIIHHQSGWQPLTITLPEANSDLESAAWTL